A region of Granulibacter bethesdensis DNA encodes the following proteins:
- the glgB gene encoding 1,4-alpha-glucan branching protein GlgB, producing MNALDPDTLIHPDVAAAIMHGRHGDPFSVLGVHATRDGVVLRSFQPHATSVVAISPDSGQEIATLKRVHGDGLFAARLPGRTGYRLKIVTATGTDIIDDPYVFPNLLGDLDVYLLAEGRHEDLGRILGAHVTTMRSPDGREVEGVRFAVWAPNATRASVIGNFNHWDGRCHPMRKRVEAGVWELFIPGLTAGTLYKYELLGPNGELLPLKADPVAWYAEIPPATASIVASPAPFQWTDEQWMQQRGKLQAADQPISIYEVHPTSWMPAECGDWSTLADRLIPYVQSLGFTHVEFLPVMEHPFGGSWGYQPLGQFAPMARLGTPESFASLVNRLHEAGIGVILDWVPAHFPTDEHGLARFDGTALYEHEDPREGYHYDWNTYIYNLGRNEVRAFLISSAVHWLTYFHADALRVDAVASMLYRDYSRKHGEWIPNMHGGRENLESVSFLQHLSTVVKSRAPGAVLIAEESTAWPGVTRPAHEGGLGFDYKWNMGWMHDTLHYMQEDPVNRSWHHDQMTFGLVYAFSEKFILPLSHDEVVHGKRSLLGRMPGDEWQRFANLRAYYGFMWTHPGKKLLFMGGEIAQEQEWSEGHGTDWYLLDRPNHQGVQRLVADLNTLYRAEPALYRKDCVWDGFSWVVIDDRAQSVFAYLRYGTDSDAPVLVVCNLTPVPRHDYRIGVPHGGYWREILNTDAGIYGGSNTGNGGGRMADATPSHHHPVSLQLTLPPLATIILKPES from the coding sequence ATGAACGCGCTGGACCCAGATACCCTCATCCATCCCGATGTAGCCGCCGCAATCATGCATGGCCGGCATGGTGATCCGTTCAGCGTACTGGGCGTCCATGCCACCCGTGACGGTGTAGTCCTGCGCAGTTTCCAACCTCACGCCACCAGCGTGGTGGCGATAAGCCCGGACAGTGGACAGGAGATCGCTACACTGAAACGTGTGCATGGCGACGGGCTTTTCGCCGCCCGTCTGCCAGGCAGGACAGGTTATCGCCTGAAAATCGTGACCGCGACCGGGACGGATATCATAGATGATCCCTATGTTTTTCCCAATCTTCTCGGCGATCTCGATGTCTATCTTCTGGCTGAAGGACGGCATGAAGATCTGGGACGCATTCTGGGGGCCCATGTCACCACCATGCGCAGTCCGGACGGGCGGGAGGTTGAAGGTGTCCGTTTCGCGGTATGGGCACCAAACGCCACCCGTGCCTCTGTAATTGGCAACTTCAACCATTGGGACGGCCGCTGCCACCCCATGCGCAAACGTGTGGAGGCAGGAGTGTGGGAATTGTTCATTCCCGGTCTGACAGCAGGAACACTTTATAAATACGAATTACTCGGCCCCAACGGGGAGCTTTTACCTTTGAAAGCCGATCCAGTGGCATGGTATGCGGAAATTCCTCCTGCCACGGCTTCGATCGTTGCCTCCCCTGCTCCGTTTCAGTGGACAGACGAACAGTGGATGCAGCAGCGCGGCAAATTACAGGCGGCTGACCAGCCGATTTCGATTTATGAAGTCCATCCAACCTCCTGGATGCCGGCGGAATGTGGGGACTGGAGCACTCTTGCCGATCGGCTGATCCCCTATGTGCAGTCGCTGGGCTTTACCCATGTCGAATTTCTGCCGGTCATGGAGCATCCGTTCGGCGGTTCATGGGGCTATCAACCGCTCGGGCAGTTTGCGCCGATGGCACGTCTCGGCACACCGGAATCCTTCGCTTCTCTGGTCAACCGACTGCATGAGGCGGGTATCGGCGTTATTCTTGATTGGGTGCCAGCCCATTTTCCCACCGATGAGCATGGCCTTGCCCGCTTTGACGGTACCGCGCTTTATGAACATGAAGACCCGCGCGAGGGATATCACTACGACTGGAATACCTACATCTATAATCTGGGCCGCAATGAAGTACGGGCCTTCCTGATTTCAAGCGCGGTTCACTGGCTCACTTATTTTCATGCCGATGCGCTGCGCGTCGATGCCGTCGCCTCCATGCTGTATCGGGATTACAGCCGCAAGCATGGTGAATGGATACCGAATATGCATGGTGGTCGGGAAAATCTGGAATCCGTCAGTTTTCTTCAACATCTCAGCACTGTTGTGAAATCCCGTGCACCGGGTGCCGTCCTGATCGCCGAGGAAAGTACTGCATGGCCTGGTGTCACCAGACCAGCCCATGAAGGTGGGTTGGGCTTTGACTATAAATGGAACATGGGGTGGATGCATGACACGCTGCATTACATGCAGGAAGACCCCGTCAATCGCAGCTGGCATCATGATCAGATGACGTTCGGGCTGGTCTATGCCTTCAGCGAAAAATTCATCCTTCCGCTTTCACATGATGAAGTCGTGCATGGGAAACGTTCCTTGCTTGGGCGTATGCCGGGCGATGAATGGCAGCGTTTTGCCAATCTGCGTGCCTATTACGGCTTCATGTGGACACATCCCGGCAAAAAGCTGCTGTTTATGGGCGGCGAGATCGCCCAGGAACAGGAATGGAGCGAAGGCCATGGTACCGACTGGTATCTTCTGGACCGCCCGAACCATCAGGGTGTTCAACGTCTGGTGGCCGATCTGAACACGCTGTATCGCGCGGAACCGGCGCTGTATCGCAAGGATTGCGTGTGGGATGGTTTTTCATGGGTCGTGATCGACGACAGGGCGCAGAGCGTTTTCGCCTATCTGCGGTACGGAACAGATTCCGATGCTCCGGTTCTGGTGGTCTGCAATCTGACGCCTGTACCACGTCATGATTACCGGATTGGCGTGCCACATGGTGGATATTGGCGGGAAATTCTTAACACGGATGCAGGGATTTATGGCGGCTCCAATACCGGGAATGGCGGTGGACGCATGGCGGATGCAACGCCCAGCCATCACCATCCCGTCTCACTGCAACTGACGCTGCCACCACTGGCAACCATCATTCTGAAACCGGAAAGCTGA